GGCGGGCGAGAAATTCATCAATAATCCCGGGCTTTTCTCCCACCTGGCGAATGTCGGCGATGCGAAATCGCTCGCGCTGCACCCGGCAAGCACATCGCATTCACAGCTTACCGAAGAGCAGCAGAAGGCGAGCGGACTGACACCCGACCTGATACGCCTCTCGATCGGTCTTGAGCATATCGACGATATACTCGCATCGCTCGAAGACGGGCTCGCGATATCTCAGAAGTAGCGCCGCTCACGCCTGAGGATGATCGATCACACCGGACGTGTGCAAAAAACATGCGTCCGGTGTTCTTTTAAGCAGGAAAACCCATGGTAAAGAAGACTATACGCCTGAAGAACAGATACGGATTGCACATGCGCGTCGCATCGAAAATAGTCAAGGCATGCGCGCAGCACGATGCGCATGTCTTCCTCTGCAGGGGGTGCGACCGCGCGAACGCCTGTTCCATGATGGAGATGCTGCTTCTC
The window above is part of the Spirochaetota bacterium genome. Proteins encoded here:
- a CDS encoding PLP-dependent transferase, producing the protein AGEKFINNPGLFSHLANVGDAKSLALHPASTSHSQLTEEQQKASGLTPDLIRLSIGLEHIDDILASLEDGLAISQK
- a CDS encoding HPr family phosphocarrier protein, with the translated sequence MVKKTIRLKNRYGLHMRVASKIVKACAQHDAHVFLCRGCDRANACSMMEMLLLGATHGSELEVIVSGKNADAEQKAFKAVADIVEDGAGI